A single window of Leishmania braziliensis MHOM/BR/75/M2904 complete genome, chromosome 27 DNA harbors:
- a CDS encoding putative MP44, with the protein MKPTSRCLRRFAAGPLILSHFICRGPALSFSAHAASSQTSVEPRTGGSSFARHAARVTTPRTTLSLDVNLRRTLRSLLIERLCSPTQPLPAKRVYDELTNRSRLVEEFHFSKTSRRITRQRLALQFLRRYNVLLHGLLFYSESTHTWNTTTEFHRLAILGESVILTEVRTRLLKLFPAMPYAAYVQSLPHMVSEEALAAAFDRYEMQNIVGVRPPNRRSGTPLTRMQKSHMLCAVVAEMYWFTARTKPTDLTHNNALFPPSDVLILHVLSTHLLENVPAELIYNVVEPIVADIKRVWVNEPMSLPSQLRLTPRTVSSLSLNAIPVAPLSITEAEAVKLLQKKHKDAHRQQHTLTREPDNSCVKSFMRPSFNYRIFDGPRYQVLNSDNRVAPLPLAQERSSLPASAVCTVSDDADSAARAMELAKMAESG; encoded by the coding sequence ATGAAGCCAACATCTCGCTGTCTGCGACGGTTTGCTGCAGGGCCGCTTATTTTGTCACATTTTATCTGCCGAGGTCCagcgctttctttttctgctcACGCCGCCTCATCGCAAACTTCGGTCGAACCGCGCACAGGAGGCTCTTCCTTCGCGCGTCACGCTGCAAGAGTGACAACGCCACGGACAACTCTTTCACTGGACGTCAACCTGCGCAGAACTCTCCGAAGTCTACTCATTGAGCGTCTGTGTAGTCCAACACAACCCCTACCAGCAAAGCGCGTGTATGATGAGCTGACGAACCGCTCGCGTCTCGTGGAGGAATTCCACTTCTCGAAAACGTCGCGCCGCATCACCCGCCAGCGACTCGCACTGCAGTTCCTGCGTCGCTACAACGTACTACTGCATGGCCTCCTTTTTTATTcagagagcacacacacgtggaATACGACGACGGAGTTTCATCGCCTCGCAATCCTTGGAGAGTCTGTGATACTAACTGAGGTGCGCACTCGGCTGCTTAAGCTATTTCCTGCCATGCCGTATGCGGCGTATGTGCAGAGTTTGCCTCACATGGTCagtgaggaggcgctggcggccgCGTTTGACCGGTATGAGATGCAAAACATTGTCGGTGTGCGACCACCAAaccgacgcagcggcacgccgctTACTCGAATGCAAAAGAGTCATATGCTGTGTGCGGTGGTAGCGGAGATGTACTGGTTTACAGCTCGCACGAAGCCGACTGACTTGACGCACAACAACGcgctctttcccccctccgACGTACTTATCTTGCACGTGCTGTCCACCCACCTCCTCGAAAACGTGCCTGCGGAGCTTATCTACAACGTCGTAGAGCCAATTGTGGCGGACATAAAGCGCGTCTGGGTGAACGAACCGATGTCATTGCCGTCACAGCTGCGTCTCACCCCTCGCACTGTCagttccctctctctcaacGCCATCCCTGTTGCGCCCCTGTCCATTACCGAAGCAGAAGCTGTTAAGTTGCTGCAGAAGAAACACAAGGATGCGCATCGTCAACAACACACGCTTACCCGCGAGCCGGACAACAGCTGCGTCAAGTCCTTCATGCGACCGTCGTTCAACTACCGCATATTTGACGGACCCCGTTATCAGGTACTGAACTCCGATAATCGCGTCGCACCACTGCCCCTTGCACAGGAGCGGAGTAGCCTGCCCGCCTCAGCTGTGTGTACCGTTAGTGACGATGCTGACAGCGCTGCACGTGCGATGGAGCTCGCCAAGATGGCCGAGTCGGGGTGA
- a CDS encoding putative protein kinase — MTLLPPKMNVPATPALDGVDIHTLYDVSQGRVLGKGGFSEVLAVRHIPTGKIRALKVMTRASLVGKKGEMVAHEKEILRRTCHPGIITLYEAVQTSDKVYFALDLMNEDLFEFIVRNKAINEELSRAIMHQLMSGIAYLHEQSIVHRDIKPENILINVVMMNDEVKSQGTSSTSTAHDDAESPTHVEGLQVMTDVNSFPLDKLNVEVKIADFGLAKVVMEWDVRSTPCGTSFYIAPEVIRGIEEQGAKPLCTNQLLVKSVDVWSAGVVFYVLLCGRPPFHGQVRTGHDRRDLLRKIDHGVLFNPKHGWDNISEEAKNLILKMLDRDTSKRITSEEVLRHPFFTNHGYLKPIPAPDPHSRIAQMHQRSQKTKVVAVVAQSDEAHGTATTPLSVPDGSQGAAPPSPAGSLGKVHSSSSTGSFLTSIKDFFGHRSKHMSDVSKEDRQRMRAELAELQADVIAEDDKEGEVTSYKPSMPVKEAKPTRIAVMNMKAKVGPNALRK, encoded by the coding sequence ATGACACTTCTTCCACCCAAGATGAACGTTCCGGCGACGCCGGCGCTTGACGGTGTCGACATCCACACTCTCTATGACGTCAGTCAGGGAAGGGTCCTCGGTAAAGGGGGCTTCTCCGAGGTGTTGGCAGTGCGCCACATCCCGACTGGCAAGATACGCGCCTTGAAGGTGATGACGCGCGCGTCGTTGGTCGGGAAGAAAGGTGAAATGGTAGCACACGAGAAGGAGATTCTACGCCGCACCTGCCACCCCGGCATCATCACGCTGTACGAGGCGGTCCAGACCTCTGACAAGGTGTACTTCGCCCTCGACCTCATGAACGAAGACCTGTTTGAGTTTATTGTGCGTAACAAGGCCATCAATGAGGAACTCTCGCGCGCCATCATGCACCAGCTGATGTCTGGCATTGCCTACTTGCATGAGCAGAGTATTGTGCACCGTGACATTAAGCCAGAGAACATCCTCATCAACGTCGTCATGATGAACGACGAGGTCAAAAGCCAGGGCACCTCTTCCACGAGCACAGCCCACGATGATGCAGAGTCGCCGACGCACGTGGAGGGACTTCAGGTGATGACCGACGTTAACAGCTTTCCGCTGGACAAGCTGAATGTGGAAGTGAAGATCGCGGACTTTGGTCTTGCCAAGGTTGTCATGGAGTGGGACGTGCGCAGTACTCCATGTGGTACATCCTTCTACATTGCGCCCGAGGTCATCCGCGGCATTGAAGAGCAAGGTGCCAAGCCGCTCTGCACGAACCAGCTACTTGTCAAGAGCGTGGATGTGTGGTCTGCCGGTGTAGTATTCTATGTGCTTCTCTGCGGCCGGCCCCCGTTTCATGGTCAGGTGCGCACCGGGCATGACCGCCGCGACCTCCTCCGCAAGATTGACCACGGTGTCCTCTTCAATCCAAAGCACGGATGGGATAACATCTCCGAAGAGGCGAAGAACCTGATCCTGAAGATGCTCGACCGAGACACCTCAAAGCGGATCACCTctgaggaggtgctgcgacACCCCTTCTTCACTAACCACGGCTATCTGAAGCCCATCCCGGCCCCTGACCCGCACTCCCGCATTGCGCAAATGCATCAGCGCTCTCAAAAGACGAAAGTGGTCGCCGTTGTCGCGCAGTCGGACGAGGCCCACGGCACGGCCACGACACCCTTATCCGTCCCAGATGGTTCTCAGGGAGCGGCCCCCCCATCCCCTGCGGGGTCCTTAGGCAAGgttcacagcagcagcagcacggggAGCTTCCTCACAAGCATTAAGGACTTCTTCGGTCACCGCTCGAAGCACATGTCAGACGTCTCGAAGGAGGATCGGCAGCGCATGCGCGCTGAGTTGGCAGAGCTACAGGCAGACGTGATCGCCGAGGATGACAAGGAGGGCGAAGTGACCTCCTACAAGCCCTCAATGCCGGTGAAGGAAGCGAAACCCACACGGATAGCTGTGATGAACATGAAGGCAAAGGTGGGTCCCAACGCTCTGCGCAAGTGA